The following proteins are encoded in a genomic region of Labeo rohita strain BAU-BD-2019 chromosome 5, IGBB_LRoh.1.0, whole genome shotgun sequence:
- the wsb2 gene encoding WD repeat and SOCS box-containing protein 2 isoform X1 translates to MCTSFGGCDVQEPQDLIAELKPAHHPRLYGSAGCETWSVRFSPDGSYFAWSMGHGIVRLLSWPLTSKDSAEAGCSKEKTLNCKQMVWALAFGPCLSTRVHALHQNGRDHELLLAAGLNNGVIQVWVVSTGNLRFTLSGHQAPVRDLLFTPNGSLTLVSASRDKTLRIWDLAKKGASPHVLRGPDYWVFRCSISPDSSVIASVCNLDSKVYLWSLRSYTFMRHLTYDHERTMASCDFSQDGALLAIASYHSTTGWWLDLWDPYTADVLTRVEDCEVCAYRSDNLLTSLSFSPVGLLLAFKDYRALRIWDVERDKLVTDTDYNRASGVCCAFHPHGGVIATGCRDGHVKFWRVPRLVPSLKHLCRTALRFSISTYQVEALPLPKKILDYLTYRNIPKQKIVYCKEHRR, encoded by the exons ATGTGCACTTCGTTTGGAGGTTGTGATGTCCAAG AACCGCAAGATCTGATCGCGGAGCTTAAACCCGCTCATCACCCGCGTCTCTACGGCTCCGCCGGCTGCGAGACATGGAGCGTCCGCTTTTCCCCGGACGGATCTTATTTTGCCTGGTCGATGGGTCACGGCATCGTCAGACTCCTGTCCTGGCCGCTGACATCCAAAGA TAGTGCCGAAGCTGGATGCAGTAAAGAGAAGACGCTCAACTGCAAGCAGATGGTGTGGGCCCTAGCATTTGGACCCTGCCTGTCTACCCGAGTGCATGCTTTACATCAGAACGGACGTGATCATGAGCTACTGCTGGCTGCTGGACTAAACAATGGTGTGATCCAAGTGTGGGTCGTCTCAACTG GAAATCTGCGGTTCACTTTAAGTGGACATCAGGCTCCTGTCAGGGATTTACTTTTCACTCCAAATGGAAGTCTCACGCTTGTATCGGCCTCCCGAGATAAAACTTTAAGGATATGGGACTTGGCCAAGAAAG GCGCCAGTCCGCATGTGCTGCGGGGTCCAGACTACTGGGTCTTCAGATGCTCCATATCACCTGACAGCAGTGTGATTGCCTCTGTTTGCAACCTCGACTCT AAGGTGTATTTATGGAGCTTGCGGTCCTACACCTTCATGAGACACCTCACATACGACCATGAACGTACCATGGCATCATGTGACTTTTCCCAGGATGGAGCGCTGCTCGCGATCGCTTCGTATCATTCAACCACAGGCTGGTGGCTGGACCTGTGGGACCCGTATACAGCTGATGTCCTGACTAGAGTAGA AGACTGTGAGGTGTGTGCTTACAGAAGTGACAATCTACTGACATCTCTTAGCTTCTCTCCGGTTGGTCTGCTGCTGGCTTTCAAAGACTACAG GGCGTTACGGATCTGGGATGTGGAACGAGACAAACTAGTCACAGACACTGATTATAACCGAGCCAGTGGCGTGTGCTGTGCTTTCCATCCACACGGGGGTGTCATTGCTACAGG GTGCAGAGATGGACATGTCAAATTCTGGAGAGTTCCTCGTCTCGTTCCGAGCCTTAAGCATCTGTGTCGGACAGCCCTGAGATTCTCTATTTCAACCTATCAGGTGGAGGCTCTTCCCTTGccaaaaaaaatcctggattaCCTTACTTACAGGAACATTCCAAAGCAAAAGATTGTCTATTGTAAAGAACACCGCAGATGA
- the vsig10 gene encoding V-set and immunoglobulin domain-containing protein 10: MMRYRDNTKMIISAILLYLLLLSHQTVSEEQVREKGENTILECLDQPVNTSSLYRWKKNGTVVATQNPSKLSEHLSISNNGSLQISALQNTDEGQYECESQTKDGSSWQTHSNILLRVAEGPTSVSLAVKPATLLPNGTLYVQKGSDVYLNCSSESFPTQNLTWTVEDLALDNYDRASGNKSFLGFSIENIQPSDQGIYTCTSQNTLSKTTVNKSQELLVYYAPERHPECLWEVVSEPSDVLFICSWFGGYPVPTLDWHEVLEESVIAKGPTINSTSQKTELLKVHVNRFILCDGEEVKCIGHHVTGVNSSCSFKLKMPYPVGDPMVTALKGSNITISCTEVDSLPPAKTVWMRKDKIINTTSKYIVSDNNPNYKLTIINVTKEDEGTYFCHSENPLGRRELEVYLTVKTSAGNGGAVVGVFVSILIMMIGITVGVTVYSKRDRICIGLGFSHLDDDRGDVLSLVDSDEEEIFSDTVPQLPPVTNGHATTHVEIHRIPSSYHDDNADSTIQTHPDQTEPVQQTEDY; encoded by the exons ATGATGCGATACCGTGACAATACTAAAATGATAATATCTGCAATACTTCTATATCTGCTTCTTCTGTCACATCAAACAG TGTCAGAAGAGCAGGTGCGAGAGAAGGGTGAGAATACTATACTAGAGTGTCTTGACCAGCCAGTTAACACGTCTTCACTTTATCGTTGGAAGAAAAATGGGACTGTTGTTGCAACCCAAAACCCCTCTAAGCTATCAGAGCATCTTTCCATTTCAAACAATGGGTCTCTTCAGATCAGTGCCCTTCAGAATACAGATGAAGGCCAGTATGAATGTGAATCCCAAACAAAGGATGGCAGCTCATGGCAAACTCACTCAAACATCCTGCTTCGAGTTGCCG aggGTCCAACTAGTGTCTCACTGGCCGTAAAACCAGCAACTCTCCTACCGAATGGAACATTATATGTCCAGAAAGGTTCAGATGTGTATTTGAACTGCTCCAGTGAGTCTTTTCCCACTCAAAACTTGACATGGACTGTTGAAGACTTAGCGCTGGACAATTATGACAGGGCGTCTGGGAACAAATCGTTCCTTGGGTTCTCCATAGAAAACATCCAACCAAGCGATCAAGGGATCTACACCTGTACATCCCAAAATACACTCTCCAAGACAACTGTGAACAAGAGCCAGGAGCTGCTAGTTTACT ATGCTCCGGAGAGGCATCCAGAGTGCCTTTGGGAGGTAGTAAGCGAGCCATCCGATGTCTTGTTCATATGTAGTTGGTTTGGCGGTTACCCTGTGCCCACTCTGGACTGGCATGAGGTCCTTGAAGAAAGTGTAATAGCCAAGGGTCCCACGATTAACTCCACATCACAGAAGACAGAACTTTTGAAGGTCCACGTGAATAGGTTTATATTGTGTGATGGAGAGGAAGTTAAGTGCATTGGacatcatgtgactggagtgaaCAGTTCCTGCTCCTTTAAGCTCA AGATGCCATATCCAGTAGGAGATCCGATGGTAACCGCTCTGAAGGGGAGTAATATCACTATCAGCTGTACAGAGGTTGACTCTCTGCCACCAGCTAAGACTGTCTGGATGCGAAAGGACAAAATCATTAACACCACCTCCAAATATATTGTGTCTGATAATAACCCCAACTACAAACTCACTATAATCAATGTAACAAAGGAGGATGAAGGGACCTACTTCTGCCACAGTGAAAACCCTCTTGGCAGAAGAGAGCTGGAAGTCTATCTGACTGTGAAGA CCTCTGCAGGTAATGGAGGGGCCGTAGTTGGTGTCtttgtttccattttaataatGATGATTGGAATCACTGTCGGTGTGACAGTATATTCAAAGCGAGATAGAATTTGTATTG gtttaggATTTAG TCATTTAGATGATGACAGAGGGGATGTACTGAGTTTAGTAGACTCAGATGAAGAGGAAATTTTCAGTGATACTGTTCCACAACTCCCTCCGGTGACAAACGGACATGCAACCACACACGTTGAGATTCACAGAATACCGTCCA GTTATCATGATGATAATGCAGACAGTACCATTCAAACACATCCAGACCAAACAGAACCAGTACAACAGACAGAAGACTATTAA
- the wsb2 gene encoding WD repeat and SOCS box-containing protein 2 isoform X3 has product MSKVSLIVTEPQDLIAELKPAHHPRLYGSAGCETWSVRFSPDGSYFAWSMGHGIVRLLSWPLTSKDSAEAGCSKEKTLNCKQMVWALAFGPCLSTRVHALHQNGRDHELLLAAGLNNGVIQVWVVSTGNLRFTLSGHQAPVRDLLFTPNGSLTLVSASRDKTLRIWDLAKKGASPHVLRGPDYWVFRCSISPDSSVIASVCNLDSKVYLWSLRSYTFMRHLTYDHERTMASCDFSQDGALLAIASYHSTTGWWLDLWDPYTADVLTRVEDCEVCAYRSDNLLTSLSFSPVGLLLAFKDYRALRIWDVERDKLVTDTDYNRASGVCCAFHPHGGVIATGCRDGHVKFWRVPRLVPSLKHLCRTALRFSISTYQVEALPLPKKILDYLTYRNIPKQKIVYCKEHRR; this is encoded by the exons ATGTCCAAG GTCTCTTTAATTGTGACAGAACCGCAAGATCTGATCGCGGAGCTTAAACCCGCTCATCACCCGCGTCTCTACGGCTCCGCCGGCTGCGAGACATGGAGCGTCCGCTTTTCCCCGGACGGATCTTATTTTGCCTGGTCGATGGGTCACGGCATCGTCAGACTCCTGTCCTGGCCGCTGACATCCAAAGA TAGTGCCGAAGCTGGATGCAGTAAAGAGAAGACGCTCAACTGCAAGCAGATGGTGTGGGCCCTAGCATTTGGACCCTGCCTGTCTACCCGAGTGCATGCTTTACATCAGAACGGACGTGATCATGAGCTACTGCTGGCTGCTGGACTAAACAATGGTGTGATCCAAGTGTGGGTCGTCTCAACTG GAAATCTGCGGTTCACTTTAAGTGGACATCAGGCTCCTGTCAGGGATTTACTTTTCACTCCAAATGGAAGTCTCACGCTTGTATCGGCCTCCCGAGATAAAACTTTAAGGATATGGGACTTGGCCAAGAAAG GCGCCAGTCCGCATGTGCTGCGGGGTCCAGACTACTGGGTCTTCAGATGCTCCATATCACCTGACAGCAGTGTGATTGCCTCTGTTTGCAACCTCGACTCT AAGGTGTATTTATGGAGCTTGCGGTCCTACACCTTCATGAGACACCTCACATACGACCATGAACGTACCATGGCATCATGTGACTTTTCCCAGGATGGAGCGCTGCTCGCGATCGCTTCGTATCATTCAACCACAGGCTGGTGGCTGGACCTGTGGGACCCGTATACAGCTGATGTCCTGACTAGAGTAGA AGACTGTGAGGTGTGTGCTTACAGAAGTGACAATCTACTGACATCTCTTAGCTTCTCTCCGGTTGGTCTGCTGCTGGCTTTCAAAGACTACAG GGCGTTACGGATCTGGGATGTGGAACGAGACAAACTAGTCACAGACACTGATTATAACCGAGCCAGTGGCGTGTGCTGTGCTTTCCATCCACACGGGGGTGTCATTGCTACAGG GTGCAGAGATGGACATGTCAAATTCTGGAGAGTTCCTCGTCTCGTTCCGAGCCTTAAGCATCTGTGTCGGACAGCCCTGAGATTCTCTATTTCAACCTATCAGGTGGAGGCTCTTCCCTTGccaaaaaaaatcctggattaCCTTACTTACAGGAACATTCCAAAGCAAAAGATTGTCTATTGTAAAGAACACCGCAGATGA
- the wsb2 gene encoding WD repeat and SOCS box-containing protein 2 isoform X2, which yields MCTSFGGCDVQEPQDLIAELKPAHHPRLYGSAGCETWSVRFSPDGSYFAWSMGHGIVRLLSWPLTSKDAEAGCSKEKTLNCKQMVWALAFGPCLSTRVHALHQNGRDHELLLAAGLNNGVIQVWVVSTGNLRFTLSGHQAPVRDLLFTPNGSLTLVSASRDKTLRIWDLAKKGASPHVLRGPDYWVFRCSISPDSSVIASVCNLDSKVYLWSLRSYTFMRHLTYDHERTMASCDFSQDGALLAIASYHSTTGWWLDLWDPYTADVLTRVEDCEVCAYRSDNLLTSLSFSPVGLLLAFKDYRALRIWDVERDKLVTDTDYNRASGVCCAFHPHGGVIATGCRDGHVKFWRVPRLVPSLKHLCRTALRFSISTYQVEALPLPKKILDYLTYRNIPKQKIVYCKEHRR from the exons ATGTGCACTTCGTTTGGAGGTTGTGATGTCCAAG AACCGCAAGATCTGATCGCGGAGCTTAAACCCGCTCATCACCCGCGTCTCTACGGCTCCGCCGGCTGCGAGACATGGAGCGTCCGCTTTTCCCCGGACGGATCTTATTTTGCCTGGTCGATGGGTCACGGCATCGTCAGACTCCTGTCCTGGCCGCTGACATCCAAAGA TGCCGAAGCTGGATGCAGTAAAGAGAAGACGCTCAACTGCAAGCAGATGGTGTGGGCCCTAGCATTTGGACCCTGCCTGTCTACCCGAGTGCATGCTTTACATCAGAACGGACGTGATCATGAGCTACTGCTGGCTGCTGGACTAAACAATGGTGTGATCCAAGTGTGGGTCGTCTCAACTG GAAATCTGCGGTTCACTTTAAGTGGACATCAGGCTCCTGTCAGGGATTTACTTTTCACTCCAAATGGAAGTCTCACGCTTGTATCGGCCTCCCGAGATAAAACTTTAAGGATATGGGACTTGGCCAAGAAAG GCGCCAGTCCGCATGTGCTGCGGGGTCCAGACTACTGGGTCTTCAGATGCTCCATATCACCTGACAGCAGTGTGATTGCCTCTGTTTGCAACCTCGACTCT AAGGTGTATTTATGGAGCTTGCGGTCCTACACCTTCATGAGACACCTCACATACGACCATGAACGTACCATGGCATCATGTGACTTTTCCCAGGATGGAGCGCTGCTCGCGATCGCTTCGTATCATTCAACCACAGGCTGGTGGCTGGACCTGTGGGACCCGTATACAGCTGATGTCCTGACTAGAGTAGA AGACTGTGAGGTGTGTGCTTACAGAAGTGACAATCTACTGACATCTCTTAGCTTCTCTCCGGTTGGTCTGCTGCTGGCTTTCAAAGACTACAG GGCGTTACGGATCTGGGATGTGGAACGAGACAAACTAGTCACAGACACTGATTATAACCGAGCCAGTGGCGTGTGCTGTGCTTTCCATCCACACGGGGGTGTCATTGCTACAGG GTGCAGAGATGGACATGTCAAATTCTGGAGAGTTCCTCGTCTCGTTCCGAGCCTTAAGCATCTGTGTCGGACAGCCCTGAGATTCTCTATTTCAACCTATCAGGTGGAGGCTCTTCCCTTGccaaaaaaaatcctggattaCCTTACTTACAGGAACATTCCAAAGCAAAAGATTGTCTATTGTAAAGAACACCGCAGATGA